A portion of the Sabethes cyaneus chromosome 3, idSabCyanKW18_F2, whole genome shotgun sequence genome contains these proteins:
- the LOC128743960 gene encoding protein maelstrom homolog, translating to MAPRKNKRQPKGPYYFFMMEFKKKKEAEGHVFRGGHHEVQLKASPHWNALSEQEREPYQKMAREHREWLRDNGEKYTSQGVPLSMVEAEQKAKLQKVDLIRNTITTMLETAVANNALEKQEFYFISFAYFCVTSGGTYIPAEMGVVRYSLKDGVMDKLHMLINPGKLPLGMAYDAKLHSESDHQLAIPPDAEGETDNDEIILKLFSFLSQQEKMPPLFTDSTDMKMVENILKGILEQGAMDANTLLVCPLSELFYHLKLATESFGLDIKTFPSVHIAQAIIQKDVYEYTKDIACERHEELGNGKYCPLSKCVRWAFIISDSCCLDLSIEMKPGRHLPKNADTALLSNTLADSSSFISAQFDNCSFVSSSEVTHLTNPKLQKLSKGHYDSLDSRGRVIPKPGSSSSSGYYDQDRRVKIKDEYPSLSDSMKKYDSSSSYSSSSRKDSKSAWGSSYDRHDRDRDRDSSRYDRDRERDRERDRERERERDRERERERNRERDRERERDRNREYDSRRRDSVERRRDSGDRRRRDSDERRRDSIERYRSESSRSSADYSYRVKREKSSTDSDSDDLGSRSSRSVDPHRAVGGYGRGSLYAAATAASRSPPSGIRGFSSSDFPELGAVRSAGRGQLSK from the exons ATGGCACCTCGAAAAAACAAACGGCAGCCAAAAGGGCCGTACTACTTTTTTATGATGGAGttcaagaagaagaaggaaGCCGAAGGACATGTCTTTCGTGGTGGTCACCACGAGGTCCAGCTAAAAGCATCACCCCACTGGAAT GCATTGTCGGAGCAGGAAAGAGAGCCCTACCAAAAAATGGCTCGCGAACACAGAGAATGGCTCCGGGATAATGGCGAAAAATACACATCACAAGGTGTACCACTGTCGATGGTAGAGGCGGAACAAAAAGCTAAACTGCAAAAGGTGGATTTGATACGGAATACGATCACCACTATGCTAGAAACAGCTGTTGCCAACAATG CTCTTGAGAAACaagaattttatttcatctcatTTGCCTACTTTTGCGTCACGTCAGGCGGAACTTATATTCCGGCCGAAATGGGAGTGGTTCGCTACAGTCTTAAAGATGGTGTCATGGATAAGCTGCATATGTTAATCAACCCGGGAAAGCTTCCACTGGGTATGGCTTACGATGCTAAGCTGCATTCGGAAAGCGACCATCAGCTTGCTATTCCGCCAGATGCAGAGGGAGAAACGGATAATGATGAAATCATTCTTAAGTTGTTTAGTTTTCTGTCTCAACAGGAGAAAATGCCACCACTTTTTACCGATTCGACTGACATGAAGATGGTGGAGAATATTTTGAAGGGAATACTAGAGCAGGGGGCCATGGATGCCAACACCTTGCTTGTGTGTCCTCTGTCGGAGTTGTTTTACCATTTGAAACTAGCAACCGAAAGTTTCGGTTTGGACATCAAGACATTCCCGTCAGTTCACATTGCACAGGCCATTATTCAGAAAGATGTGTACGAGTACACAAAAGATATAGCTTGTGAGAGACACGAAGAGTTGGGCAACGGTAAATATTGCCCGCTGTCAAAATGCGTCCGTTGGGCGTTTATTATTTCCGATAGCTGCTGCCTTGATCTTAGCATTGAAATGAAACCAGGCCGTCATTTACCGAAGAACGCCGATACGGCGTTGTTGTCTAACACGCTTGCAGACTCTAGTTCATTCATAAGTGCTCAGTTTGATAACTGTTCCTTCGTTTCCTCATCGGAAGTGACTCATTTGACGAACCCGAAATTGCAAAAACTAAGCAAGGGACACTACGATTCGCTGGATTCTCGCGGCCGAGTAATACCGAAACCGGGATCGTCATCTTCCTCCGGCTATTACGACCAGGATCGCAGAGTCAAG ATTAAAGATGAGTACCCCTCGCTCAGTGACTCAATGAAGAAATACGATTCTTCAAGTAGCTATTCTAGCAGCAGCCGCAAAGACTCCAAAAGCGCATGGGGATCTTCATACGACCGACATGACCGTGACCGTGACCGAGACAGCAGCCGGTACGATCGAGACCGTGAGCGCGATCGTGAACGTGATCGAGAGCGAGAACGAGAGCGTGATCGTGAGCGCGAACGCGAGCGAAACCGAGAGCGTGATCGCGAACGTGAACGCGATCGTAACCGCGAATACGACTCTCGTCGCCGCGATTCCGTTGAACGCCGTCGCGATTCCGGCGATCGGCGTCGCCGAGATTCCGACGAGCGCCGTCGCGATTCTATCGAACGCTACCGCAGCGAAAGCAGCCGCAGCAGCGCTGACTATTCGTATCGTGTCAAACGGGAAAAGTCCTCTACGGATTCTGATTCCGATGATCTGGGCTCTCGGTCATCGCGATCGGTTGACCCACACCGGGCCGTCGGAGGGTACGGTCGAGGTTCGCTATATGCAGCCGCCACTGCGGCGTCTCGATCTCCCCCGAGCGGCATTAGGGGATTTTCCTCCAGCGATTTCCCAGAGCTGGGAGCGGTCCGCAGCGCCGGGCGTGGTCAGCTTAGCAAGTAA